In the genome of Shewanella glacialimarina, one region contains:
- a CDS encoding protein-L-isoaspartate(D-aspartate) O-methyltransferase: MTGVSSARAINLAKKLAESGIKSPEILDAVANTPRELFLDNALAHKAYENTALPIGQGQTISQPYIVARMTELLMQTRPQRVLEIGTGSGYQAAVLAQLVPELCTIERIKSLQIQARQRLKKLDLHNVSFKYGDGWKGWSNRGPFNGIMVTAAAASVPQALLEQLAEGGVLIIPVGDDIQQLLKITRFGDEFKSQVIEAVKFVPLVNGDLA; the protein is encoded by the coding sequence ATGACAGGAGTTTCATCTGCGCGAGCAATAAATTTAGCTAAAAAACTGGCTGAGTCGGGGATTAAATCACCAGAGATACTCGATGCTGTAGCCAATACACCACGAGAGTTGTTTCTTGATAACGCACTTGCGCATAAAGCTTATGAGAATACCGCTCTGCCTATCGGGCAAGGTCAAACAATATCGCAGCCTTATATCGTCGCAAGAATGACCGAGCTATTAATGCAGACCAGGCCACAGCGAGTGTTAGAGATTGGTACAGGCTCAGGTTATCAAGCCGCGGTGTTAGCGCAGTTAGTGCCAGAGCTTTGTACTATAGAACGTATTAAGTCTTTACAAATTCAAGCAAGGCAAAGATTAAAAAAGTTAGATCTTCATAATGTGTCTTTTAAGTATGGCGATGGTTGGAAAGGGTGGAGTAATCGTGGTCCATTTAACGGCATTATGGTCACCGCCGCCGCCGCGAGTGTGCCGCAAGCGTTATTAGAGCAACTTGCAGAAGGAGGGGTATTAATTATTCCTGTTGGTGACGATATCCAACAATTGCTGAAAATAACCCGCTTTGGGGATGAATTTAAATCTCAAGTGATTGAAGCGGTCAAATTTGTGCCATTAGTTAATGGCGATCTAGCATAA
- the surE gene encoding 5'/3'-nucleotidase SurE, which translates to MINILVSNDDGVNAPGIIALSDALKAFAKVLTVAPDRNCSGASNSLTLTNPLRINTLNNGYVSVNGTPTDCVHLAIRQLCKVDPDIVVSGINAGANMGDDTLYSGTVAAAMEGRFLGLPAIAISLVGKKLQHYQSAADYAARIVKNLLAHPIESNQILNVNVPDLPLEQIKGIKVTRLGARHKAEGMVKTQDPAGKDIYWLGPVGAEQDSGEGTDFGAIADGYVSITPLTVDLTAYNQLTKLADWVTKI; encoded by the coding sequence ATGATCAATATTCTTGTCAGTAACGACGATGGTGTTAATGCACCTGGAATAATTGCATTAAGTGATGCGCTTAAGGCGTTCGCAAAGGTGTTAACTGTGGCACCCGACAGAAATTGTTCCGGTGCAAGCAACTCGTTAACTTTAACTAATCCATTAAGGATAAATACCTTAAACAATGGATATGTTTCAGTTAATGGTACACCAACAGATTGCGTCCATTTAGCAATAAGGCAATTATGCAAAGTTGATCCTGATATTGTGGTATCGGGGATTAATGCGGGGGCTAATATGGGCGATGACACCTTATATTCAGGCACCGTTGCTGCAGCGATGGAAGGGCGTTTTTTAGGACTACCAGCAATTGCTATTTCATTAGTAGGTAAAAAATTGCAGCATTATCAAAGTGCTGCAGATTATGCTGCAAGAATAGTTAAAAACTTACTTGCACATCCTATTGAATCCAATCAAATCTTAAATGTAAATGTACCTGATTTACCGCTTGAGCAAATTAAGGGCATTAAAGTCACTCGCCTTGGCGCCCGCCATAAAGCAGAAGGTATGGTTAAAACTCAAGACCCTGCAGGCAAAGATATATATTGGCTTGGCCCAGTAGGTGCTGAGCAAGATTCTGGTGAGGGAACCGATTTTGGTGCAATTGCCGATGGATACGTTTCGATCACGCCATTGACTGTTGATTTAACCGCTTATAATCAATTAACAAAGTTAGCTGACTGGGTAACGAAAATATGA
- the truD gene encoding tRNA pseudouridine(13) synthase TruD, protein MTDLYYLYGKPTSTADLRTHNSDFIVEEILPFSPTGEGEHHMLHIRKDGLNTGHVAEVLAKFAKVHPKEVTYAGQKDKNAQTEQWFGIRIPGKETPDWQQLNSDQLTILSSARHGKKLRIGALLGNRFTLTLRNVTNIDALQQRFNQIAALGVPNYFGEQRFGHNGKNLDQGRKMLSGARKVHDRTKKSMYLSAVRSYIFNQVASYRLEHHLLKPLAGDCVMLAGSKSYFVAEQWDELLLKRLEEEDIGFSVPLWGRGQPLALTEAAAMEALAIEAFADDLHGLENAGLSQERRLLLLRPQAMKLRVDGDVCTIEFMLPAGSYATSVLRELVDYQDIKDEQWKTMVAEQQAQAIS, encoded by the coding sequence ATAACTGATCTGTATTATTTATATGGAAAACCAACCAGCACCGCTGATTTACGTACTCATAATAGTGACTTTATCGTGGAGGAAATCCTCCCTTTTTCACCTACTGGTGAGGGTGAGCACCATATGCTGCATATTCGAAAAGATGGCCTCAATACTGGACATGTGGCTGAAGTGCTGGCGAAATTTGCGAAAGTTCATCCCAAAGAAGTGACTTATGCGGGTCAAAAAGACAAAAATGCCCAAACTGAACAGTGGTTTGGTATTCGTATTCCTGGAAAAGAAACACCCGATTGGCAACAGCTTAACAGTGACCAATTGACTATTTTATCCAGTGCGCGTCACGGTAAAAAGTTGCGTATTGGTGCGCTACTGGGTAATCGTTTTACACTTACGCTGCGTAATGTGACTAACATCGATGCCTTGCAACAAAGGTTTAATCAAATTGCAGCCCTTGGAGTGCCTAATTATTTTGGTGAGCAACGCTTTGGCCATAATGGTAAAAATTTAGATCAAGGTAGGAAAATGCTGTCGGGTGCGCGTAAAGTGCATGATAGAACGAAAAAAAGCATGTACTTATCAGCGGTGCGATCATACATATTTAATCAGGTTGCCTCTTACCGTCTTGAGCATCATCTGCTCAAGCCTTTAGCTGGAGATTGCGTCATGTTAGCGGGCAGCAAGAGTTATTTTGTCGCCGAGCAGTGGGATGAATTACTACTGAAACGTTTAGAGGAAGAGGATATTGGTTTTTCAGTTCCATTATGGGGGCGAGGGCAGCCGCTTGCTTTAACTGAAGCCGCCGCTATGGAAGCTTTAGCTATAGAAGCTTTCGCGGATGATTTACACGGACTTGAAAACGCTGGCCTGAGCCAAGAGCGGCGCTTGTTATTATTAAGGCCGCAGGCAATGAAATTGCGGGTTGATGGTGATGTTTGCACTATTGAGTTTATGTTACCTGCCGGAAGCTATGCGACTTCGGTATTACGTGAGTTAGTCGACTACCAAGATATCAAAGATGAACAGTGGAAAACCATGGTTGCAGAACAGCAAGCTCAAGCCATCTCATAA
- the ispF gene encoding 2-C-methyl-D-erythritol 2,4-cyclodiphosphate synthase — MKMRIGHGFDVHKFGADKPLILGGVIVPYETGLIAHSDGDVVLHAVSDAILGAMALGDIGKHFPDTDAEYAGADSRVLLRHCYELALKKGYKIGNLDVTVIAQAPKMAPHIEAIRQCLALDLQTPIDDINVKATTTEKLGFTGRKEGIAVESVVLMIQK, encoded by the coding sequence ATGAAAATGCGTATTGGTCATGGCTTTGATGTGCATAAATTTGGCGCAGATAAGCCACTTATTCTTGGTGGTGTGATTGTTCCTTATGAGACTGGTCTTATCGCTCACTCAGATGGTGATGTGGTTTTACATGCTGTTAGTGATGCTATTTTAGGGGCGATGGCATTAGGGGATATAGGCAAACATTTTCCCGATACCGATGCCGAGTATGCTGGTGCCGATAGCCGTGTATTGCTTCGTCATTGTTATGAGTTAGCGTTGAAAAAGGGTTACAAAATCGGTAACTTGGACGTCACTGTGATTGCACAGGCTCCGAAAATGGCACCTCATATCGAGGCTATTCGACAGTGTTTAGCACTCGATTTACAAACACCCATCGACGATATTAACGTCAAAGCAACGACCACTGAAAAGCTAGGTTTTACCGGACGTAAAGAAGGCATAGCTGTTGAATCTGTTGTATTAATGATACAGAAATAG
- the ispD gene encoding 2-C-methyl-D-erythritol 4-phosphate cytidylyltransferase, which translates to MTTPINHIVAIVPAAGVGSRMGADIPKQYLTLGAQTILAHTLTRLLSHPAINKVVVALHPQDTFFSSLPQAIHPKLVQVTGGGERADSVLAALEEADLDAWALVHDAARPCITHKDIDKLINAIDEFPQGAILAAPVRDTMKRGNADGTIQHTVDRVQLWHALTPQLFPVLTLKQNLKHALHAKATITDEASAMEWAGIQPGLVSGRIDNIKITHPDDLQLAQLFLKQQSISE; encoded by the coding sequence ATGACAACTCCTATTAATCATATCGTTGCTATTGTTCCTGCCGCTGGTGTTGGCAGTCGCATGGGCGCAGATATCCCTAAGCAATATCTAACCTTAGGCGCTCAAACCATTTTGGCGCACACTTTAACGCGCTTATTATCTCATCCTGCAATTAATAAAGTGGTTGTGGCTTTACATCCTCAAGACACTTTTTTTTCCAGTTTACCGCAGGCAATACATCCTAAATTAGTACAGGTTACTGGCGGTGGAGAGCGAGCTGATTCCGTATTGGCGGCCCTTGAAGAAGCTGATTTGGATGCATGGGCATTAGTCCATGATGCTGCAAGGCCGTGTATCACTCACAAAGATATTGATAAGCTAATTAATGCCATAGATGAGTTCCCACAAGGGGCAATTTTAGCCGCTCCAGTAAGAGACACTATGAAGCGTGGAAATGCTGATGGTACTATTCAGCACACTGTGGACAGGGTTCAATTATGGCATGCACTAACGCCGCAGTTGTTTCCCGTGTTAACCCTAAAACAAAATCTTAAACATGCATTACATGCTAAAGCGACAATTACAGATGAAGCTAGTGCCATGGAGTGGGCAGGTATTCAGCCGGGTTTAGTATCGGGTAGAATTGATAATATTAAAATTACTCATCCTGATGATTTACAGCTAGCACAACTTTTTTTAAAGCAGCAATCAATATCAGAATAG
- the ftsB gene encoding cell division protein FtsB has product MKKLLFALTVLLALLQLRLWMGENNLSEYFLLQTQIQAQQDSNAKLIARNQILKAEIIDLKSGTEAIEERARNELGLVKEGETFYRVVAAELRDRNSLGQ; this is encoded by the coding sequence ATGAAGAAACTCTTATTCGCACTAACGGTTTTGTTAGCGCTACTCCAATTAAGATTATGGATGGGCGAGAATAACTTATCTGAATATTTTCTGCTGCAAACACAAATTCAGGCACAACAAGACAGCAACGCCAAGTTGATTGCTCGAAATCAAATTCTTAAAGCGGAAATTATCGATCTTAAAAGTGGCACTGAAGCGATTGAAGAACGCGCCCGTAACGAATTAGGCCTTGTAAAAGAAGGTGAAACTTTTTACCGCGTTGTCGCTGCTGAATTGCGTGATCGAAATAGTTTGGGTCAATAA
- the eno gene encoding phosphopyruvate hydratase → MANIINVIGREIMDSRGNPTVEAEVHLEGGFIGMAAAPSGASTGSREALELRDGDKSRYLGKGVLKAVAAVNGPIAQALKGKDALAQAQLDQIMIDLDGTENKAKFGANAILAVSLAIAKAAAAAKGVPLYAHIADLNGTPGVYSMPLPMMNIINGGEHADNSVDIQEFMIQPVGAATFREGLRMGAEVFHSLAKVLKAAGHSTAVGDEGGFAPNLESNEAALVAIKEAVANAGYELGKDITLAMDCAASEFYDKEANIYDLKGEGKKFTSEEFNFFLQGLTERYPIVSIEDGLDESDWEGFAHQTKLMGDKIQLVGDDLFVTNTKILKRGIDNGIANSILIKFNQIGSLTETLAAIKMAKDAGFTVVISHRSGETEDSTIADLAVGTAAGQIKTGSLSRSDRVAKYNQLLRIEEALGSKAPYNGLKEVKGQG, encoded by the coding sequence ATGGCTAACATTATTAACGTCATCGGTCGCGAAATCATGGATTCACGCGGTAACCCAACTGTTGAAGCCGAAGTGCATTTAGAAGGCGGTTTTATTGGTATGGCCGCTGCGCCATCTGGTGCCTCTACGGGTAGCCGTGAAGCATTAGAACTGCGTGACGGTGACAAATCTCGTTACTTAGGCAAAGGTGTATTAAAAGCAGTTGCTGCTGTTAATGGTCCAATTGCACAAGCACTTAAAGGCAAAGATGCATTAGCTCAAGCACAGCTTGACCAAATTATGATTGACTTAGATGGTACTGAAAATAAAGCAAAATTTGGCGCAAACGCTATTTTAGCTGTTTCTTTAGCAATCGCAAAAGCAGCCGCTGCAGCTAAAGGTGTTCCTTTATATGCTCACATTGCTGATTTAAACGGTACTCCAGGTGTTTATTCTATGCCACTGCCTATGATGAACATCATCAATGGTGGCGAACATGCTGATAATAGTGTTGATATCCAAGAGTTTATGATCCAGCCCGTTGGCGCTGCGACCTTCCGTGAAGGTTTACGTATGGGCGCAGAAGTATTCCACAGCCTAGCTAAAGTATTAAAAGCGGCTGGTCACTCAACTGCGGTAGGTGATGAAGGTGGTTTTGCACCAAACCTTGAGTCAAATGAAGCAGCCCTTGTTGCAATCAAAGAAGCGGTTGCCAACGCAGGTTATGAGTTAGGTAAAGATATCACTTTAGCGATGGATTGTGCGGCATCTGAGTTTTACGACAAAGAAGCCAATATTTACGATCTTAAAGGCGAAGGTAAGAAATTTACTTCTGAAGAATTCAACTTCTTCTTACAAGGTCTTACTGAGCGTTATCCAATCGTGTCTATCGAAGATGGCTTAGATGAGTCTGACTGGGAAGGTTTTGCTCACCAAACTAAATTAATGGGCGATAAAATCCAATTAGTCGGTGATGATTTATTTGTAACCAATACAAAAATCCTCAAGCGTGGTATCGACAATGGTATTGCTAACTCAATTTTAATTAAATTCAACCAAATCGGTTCATTAACAGAGACTCTGGCTGCGATTAAAATGGCAAAAGATGCCGGCTTTACCGTGGTTATCTCGCATCGTAGTGGCGAAACAGAAGATTCAACTATTGCTGATCTTGCTGTGGGTACTGCGGCAGGACAAATCAAAACAGGTTCACTAAGCCGTAGCGATCGTGTGGCAAAATATAACCAATTACTGCGTATCGAAGAAGCGCTAGGTTCAAAAGCACCTTATAACGGTCTTAAAGAAGTTAAAGGCCAAGGTTAA
- a CDS encoding CTP synthase: MTTRYIFVTGGVVSSLGKGIAAASLAAILEARGLSVTIMKLDPYINVDPGTMSPTQHGEVFVTEDGAETDLDLGHYERFIRTKMNRRNNFTTGSIYEEVLRKERRGDYLGATIQVIPHITNAIKEKVIAGGEGHDVAIVEIGGTVGDIESLPFLESIRQLGAELGRERTLFIHLTLVPFLGAAGEIKTKPTQHSVKELRSIGIAPDVLICRGDRAVPANEKAKISLFCNVEERAVISLKDVDSIYKIPALLRSQGLDDIVIKRFNIECADADLSEWENVIYQEANPNGEVTIGMVGKYTELPDAYKSVNEALKHAGLKTRVCVNIKYIDSQTVEAKGTEVLQGLDGILVPGGFGERGIEGKILAAQYARENNLPYFGICLGMQVALIEFARNVANLADAHSTEFNKNTPYPVVGLITEWINEDGDVEQRHEESDLGGTMRLGAQLCHLLQGSKAAEAYKGVSCVERHRHRYEVNNNYVERLEKAGLIFSGLSSDRKLVEMIELPDHPWFVAGQFHPEFTSTPRDGHPLFEGFIAASFAYQKKDLN, encoded by the coding sequence ATGACTACAAGGTATATCTTCGTTACTGGTGGCGTTGTTTCATCACTAGGTAAAGGCATTGCAGCAGCATCATTAGCGGCAATTTTAGAGGCCCGCGGCCTCAGTGTAACCATTATGAAACTGGACCCATACATCAACGTTGATCCGGGTACAATGAGCCCTACTCAGCACGGCGAAGTGTTCGTGACTGAAGATGGTGCTGAAACTGACTTAGACTTAGGTCATTATGAGCGCTTCATTCGTACAAAAATGAATCGTCGTAATAACTTCACCACTGGCAGTATTTATGAAGAAGTGCTTCGCAAAGAGCGCCGCGGTGATTATTTAGGGGCAACCATTCAGGTTATTCCTCATATTACTAATGCGATTAAAGAAAAAGTGATTGCTGGTGGCGAAGGTCATGATGTTGCGATTGTTGAAATAGGCGGCACAGTAGGTGATATCGAATCATTACCGTTTCTTGAGTCTATCCGTCAATTAGGTGCAGAACTTGGACGTGAGCGTACCTTATTTATCCATTTAACCTTAGTGCCATTCTTAGGCGCTGCTGGTGAAATTAAAACGAAGCCAACTCAGCATTCTGTTAAAGAATTACGCTCAATTGGTATTGCCCCTGACGTACTTATTTGTCGTGGCGATCGTGCAGTTCCTGCCAATGAAAAAGCGAAGATTTCGTTATTCTGTAATGTGGAAGAACGTGCGGTTATTTCATTAAAAGACGTTGATAGTATTTATAAAATTCCAGCGCTGTTACGTTCACAAGGCTTAGATGATATTGTGATAAAACGTTTCAATATTGAATGTGCTGATGCTGATTTATCTGAGTGGGAAAACGTCATTTACCAAGAAGCTAATCCAAATGGTGAAGTGACCATTGGTATGGTTGGTAAGTACACTGAATTGCCTGATGCTTATAAGTCTGTTAATGAAGCACTTAAGCATGCGGGTCTTAAAACGCGTGTTTGCGTCAATATTAAGTATATTGATTCACAAACCGTTGAAGCTAAAGGCACAGAAGTACTGCAAGGTTTAGATGGTATTCTTGTTCCTGGAGGATTTGGTGAACGCGGTATTGAAGGTAAAATTTTAGCAGCACAGTATGCACGTGAAAATAATCTACCTTATTTTGGTATTTGTTTAGGCATGCAAGTTGCGTTAATTGAATTTGCCCGTAATGTGGCTAATCTTGCTGATGCACATTCGACTGAGTTCAACAAAAATACACCTTACCCTGTAGTTGGTTTAATTACCGAATGGATCAATGAAGACGGTGATGTAGAGCAACGTCATGAGGAATCTGATTTAGGCGGCACCATGCGTTTAGGTGCGCAACTTTGTCATTTACTTCAAGGCTCGAAAGCTGCTGAAGCTTATAAAGGTGTCTCTTGCGTAGAACGTCATCGTCATCGTTATGAGGTGAATAACAATTACGTTGAGCGTTTAGAGAAAGCAGGTTTAATCTTTAGTGGACTGTCTTCTGACCGTAAGTTAGTTGAAATGATTGAGTTACCAGATCACCCTTGGTTTGTAGCAGGTCAATTCCATCCTGAATTCACTTCAACCCCTCGTGATGGACACCCATTATTTGAAGGCTTTATTGCAGCTTCGTTTGCTTATCAGAAAAAAGATTTAAACTAA
- the mazG gene encoding nucleoside triphosphate pyrophosphohydrolase, whose translation MDVTLQADIQPLLNIMTKLRDPKTGCPWDLAQDFQSIVPFTLEEAYEVADVIERTAWDELPDELGDLLFQVVFYCQLATEQGRFDFATVIDRICTKLVRRHPHIFNHTDTSPAQTATQVKHSWEAIKALERADKQQMSLLDDIPHAFPALKRAAKIQQRVAKVGFDWPELPPVVAKVYEEIDEVLVEAKLLDIDPERYQPRVLDEVGDLLFAVVNLARHLNVDPEQALRQANSKFERRFRGVEDCVQKSGKKFDDHSLEQLDLYWNEVKQQEKR comes from the coding sequence ATGGATGTAACCCTGCAAGCGGATATTCAGCCGTTACTCAATATAATGACAAAACTGCGCGATCCTAAAACGGGTTGCCCTTGGGACTTGGCGCAAGACTTTCAGAGCATAGTGCCTTTTACCTTGGAAGAAGCTTATGAAGTTGCAGATGTCATTGAGCGAACCGCATGGGATGAATTACCCGATGAATTGGGCGATTTATTGTTTCAGGTGGTGTTTTATTGCCAACTAGCAACTGAGCAAGGTAGGTTTGACTTTGCTACGGTAATCGATCGAATTTGTACCAAGCTTGTTCGTAGGCATCCGCATATTTTTAATCATACTGACACATCACCAGCACAAACCGCGACTCAAGTTAAACACAGCTGGGAAGCGATTAAAGCGCTCGAGCGTGCCGATAAGCAGCAAATGTCCTTGTTAGATGATATTCCCCATGCTTTTCCTGCTTTAAAACGAGCAGCAAAAATTCAGCAAAGAGTCGCTAAAGTGGGTTTTGACTGGCCTGAACTTCCCCCTGTAGTGGCAAAGGTATACGAAGAAATAGATGAGGTGTTGGTTGAAGCTAAGTTACTTGATATCGATCCTGAGCGCTATCAGCCTAGAGTGTTAGATGAAGTGGGCGACTTATTATTTGCGGTAGTGAATTTAGCGCGTCATTTAAATGTTGATCCTGAACAGGCATTAAGACAAGCCAATAGCAAGTTTGAACGCCGTTTTCGTGGCGTTGAAGATTGCGTACAGAAAAGCGGAAAAAAGTTTGATGACCACAGCCTTGAGCAGCTAGATTTGTACTGGAATGAAGTAAAGCAGCAAGAAAAGCGTTAA
- the relA gene encoding GTP diphosphokinase — protein MVSVREAHFNTDDFNLEDWVARYIEDVNDAQTLLDMIKKMEALPIKDKLAHSQLLARAREMIEILAPLNMDLETLQAALLFVLLDANSINEEQIVESYGEPLAKLVASVVTMNAIGALKVSNGRSAEPQIDNIRKMLLAMVEDVRAVVIKLAERVCLLRAVKNADEETRVLLAREIADIYAPLANRLGIGQLKWELEDISFRYLHPTVYKDIAKQLDGKRMDREVYIDIFVTQLQKRLDDDHIRAKVYGRPKHIYSIWRKMKGKDLKFDELFDVRAVRIVTDRLQDCYGALGVVHDLWHHIPREFDDYVANPKPNGYQSIHTVVVGPEGKTVEIQIRTEAMHQDSELGVAAHWKYKEGAGNTKQTGYEEKINWLRKILQWQEDVAESGNLVDEVRSQVFEDRVYVFTPSGEVVDLPLGSTVLDFAYYIHSQVGHRCIGAKVDGRIVPFTYQVETGERIEIITSKIANPKRDWLNLNLGYIKSSRSRSKIQHWFKQQDRDKNIAAGKEMLETELHRAGYKLKDANIAVERFNLNGMDDMLAAIGGGDLRLNQVVNYIDTRLRKEPNSEEEIVEDILKKAIHRPKKVGKGQVEVNGVGNLLSHIARCCQPVPGDEIFGYITMGRGISVHRSDCEQVKELMRVHPERSVDVVWGENYSGGYRIRVKVVAHDRSGLLRDLTAVLAAEKSNVMAMSSTSDVKTQTATVELELELYNVDDLSRVQSKLSQVDGVIESRRL, from the coding sequence ATGGTTTCAGTTCGCGAAGCGCATTTTAATACAGACGATTTCAATCTTGAAGACTGGGTTGCTCGCTACATCGAAGATGTTAACGATGCGCAAACACTCCTAGATATGATCAAAAAGATGGAAGCGTTGCCTATTAAAGATAAATTGGCACACTCACAATTACTTGCCCGCGCACGCGAAATGATTGAGATCTTAGCGCCACTCAATATGGACTTAGAAACGCTTCAGGCGGCATTATTGTTTGTCCTTTTAGACGCTAACAGCATCAATGAAGAACAAATTGTTGAGTCCTATGGCGAACCTTTAGCTAAATTAGTTGCCAGTGTTGTGACCATGAATGCCATTGGCGCATTAAAAGTCTCCAATGGTCGTAGTGCTGAACCTCAAATAGATAACATTCGTAAAATGTTGTTAGCTATGGTCGAAGATGTTCGCGCTGTGGTGATAAAACTGGCCGAGCGCGTCTGTTTACTGCGAGCGGTAAAAAATGCTGATGAAGAAACCCGCGTATTACTTGCCCGAGAAATTGCCGATATTTACGCTCCATTGGCTAATCGTCTAGGTATTGGCCAGCTAAAATGGGAGCTTGAAGATATTTCGTTCCGCTATCTGCACCCAACGGTCTATAAAGATATCGCTAAGCAACTTGACGGAAAACGAATGGACCGTGAGGTCTATATCGATATTTTTGTCACCCAACTGCAAAAACGTCTAGATGATGACCACATTCGAGCCAAGGTTTATGGCAGACCCAAACATATCTACAGCATTTGGCGCAAAATGAAGGGTAAAGACCTTAAGTTTGATGAGCTATTTGATGTGCGTGCGGTTCGTATTGTCACCGATCGATTGCAAGATTGCTATGGCGCCTTAGGCGTAGTGCATGATTTATGGCATCACATTCCGCGTGAATTTGATGACTATGTGGCCAACCCAAAACCTAATGGCTACCAATCAATCCACACTGTAGTCGTTGGGCCAGAGGGTAAAACGGTTGAAATTCAAATTCGTACAGAAGCGATGCACCAAGACTCTGAGCTAGGTGTAGCGGCGCATTGGAAATATAAAGAAGGTGCAGGCAATACCAAACAAACTGGCTATGAAGAAAAAATTAATTGGCTGCGTAAAATTCTGCAATGGCAGGAAGATGTGGCAGAAAGCGGCAATTTAGTTGATGAGGTTCGAAGCCAAGTCTTTGAAGACCGTGTTTATGTGTTTACTCCAAGTGGTGAAGTGGTAGATCTTCCATTGGGTTCAACAGTGTTGGACTTCGCCTATTATATTCACTCTCAAGTAGGCCACCGATGCATTGGTGCTAAAGTAGATGGCAGAATTGTACCGTTTACTTACCAGGTTGAAACCGGTGAACGCATTGAAATTATTACTTCTAAAATAGCTAACCCCAAACGTGATTGGCTTAACCTTAATTTAGGTTATATCAAATCTTCACGTTCACGTTCGAAAATTCAGCACTGGTTTAAACAGCAAGACCGCGACAAAAATATTGCCGCAGGTAAGGAAATGCTTGAAACCGAGTTGCATCGTGCAGGGTATAAGCTAAAAGATGCAAACATCGCCGTTGAACGATTTAATCTCAATGGCATGGATGACATGCTAGCGGCTATTGGTGGTGGTGATTTACGCCTAAACCAGGTTGTTAACTATATTGACACTAGGCTGCGTAAAGAGCCTAATTCTGAAGAAGAGATTGTTGAGGACATTTTAAAGAAAGCAATTCATCGCCCTAAAAAAGTGGGTAAAGGACAAGTTGAGGTGAATGGGGTCGGCAATTTACTTAGCCACATAGCCCGTTGTTGCCAGCCTGTGCCTGGCGATGAAATTTTTGGTTATATCACCATGGGCCGCGGTATTTCTGTTCACCGCAGTGATTGCGAACAAGTAAAAGAGCTAATGCGCGTTCACCCTGAGCGTAGTGTTGACGTGGTATGGGGCGAGAACTACTCAGGCGGTTATCGTATCCGCGTTAAAGTGGTCGCCCATGATCGCAGTGGATTGTTACGTGATTTAACGGCAGTGCTTGCCGCTGAAAAATCTAACGTAATGGCGATGAGCTCAACTTCCGATGTGAAAACTCAAACGGCAACGGTTGAGCTTGAGTTAGAGCTTTATAATGTTGATGACTTGTCGCGGGTGCAGTCTAAACTGTCTCAAGTGGATGGTGTGATAGAATCCAGACGCTTATAA